A DNA window from Stutzerimonas stutzeri contains the following coding sequences:
- a CDS encoding phytanoyl-CoA dioxygenase family protein yields MPDSATTRQQLAALHQQGFVLLRGVVDPSTITALRDAIDRLEPIHWDYQGLVDDHFKCVFNRSPFWLRFLDLPGVIELAEAALGTDCHIIGQTAWRSRPGFIGGELHADYLAMELPESLLADPAFELPMQVCTAHLYLDDIDADLCPTRVIPGSHRAGRKPRPGETQWHGRAPEPVLCQAGDLLFFRSDLWHAGSRNRTAERSRYLLQIHYGRRMVAQKFSPYLHFSFNPEVLAAATPRQRRLLGEHEAAEYD; encoded by the coding sequence ATGCCTGACTCCGCCACAACCCGCCAACAGCTCGCCGCCCTGCACCAACAGGGTTTCGTCCTGCTGCGCGGGGTGGTCGACCCATCGACGATCACAGCACTGCGTGATGCCATCGACCGGCTCGAACCCATTCACTGGGACTACCAGGGCCTGGTCGACGATCACTTCAAGTGCGTCTTCAACCGCTCACCATTCTGGCTGCGCTTTCTCGACCTGCCCGGGGTGATCGAACTGGCCGAGGCGGCGCTCGGCACCGATTGCCACATCATCGGCCAGACTGCCTGGCGCAGCCGACCCGGCTTTATCGGCGGCGAGCTGCACGCGGACTATCTGGCCATGGAGCTACCGGAAAGCCTGCTGGCCGATCCGGCCTTCGAGCTGCCGATGCAGGTCTGCACCGCGCACCTGTACCTGGACGACATCGACGCCGACCTCTGCCCGACCCGGGTGATTCCCGGCAGCCACCGCGCCGGGCGCAAGCCGCGCCCGGGCGAAACGCAGTGGCACGGACGCGCGCCTGAGCCGGTGCTGTGCCAGGCCGGCGACTTGCTGTTCTTTCGCAGCGACCTCTGGCACGCCGGCAGTCGCAACCGCACCGCCGAGCGCAGCCGCTACCTGCTGCAGATCCACTACGGCCGGCGCATGGTCGCGCAGAAGTTCTCGCCCTACCTGCACTTCAGCTTCAACCCCGAGGTGCTGGCCGCTGCCACGCCGCGCCAGCGCCGCTTGCTCGGCGAGCACGAAGCGGCCGAATACGACTGA
- a CDS encoding amino acid aminotransferase, producing MHFGQIPRVPGDPILGLLDLYRADPNPAKLDLGVGVYKDAQGLTPIPRAVKLAEQRLVDSEQTKSYIGGHGDPQFGALLLRQVLGSRAIALGEQRAGCTQAPGGTGALRLAGEFIAKCLPGRSIWLSDPTWPIHETLFAAAGLRVQHYPYVGADNRLDVDGMLAALQQVPAGDVVLLHACCHNPTGFDLDHDDWLRVLDVVRARELLPLFDFAYQGFGDGLEEDAWAVRLFAETLPEILITSSCSKNFGLYRERTGALIAVTSDAERLLDVRSQLASLARNLWSTPPSHGAAVVATILGDEPLRQIWQDEVERMRRRIASLRAGLVEALTPYGLAERFAHIAQQRGMFSYTGLTAEQVRRLRAEDSVYLVESGRANVAGLDAERLDALAKAIARVVSK from the coding sequence ATGCACTTCGGCCAGATTCCCCGCGTGCCCGGCGACCCGATCCTCGGCCTGCTCGACTTGTATCGCGCCGATCCCAACCCGGCCAAGCTCGACCTGGGCGTCGGCGTCTACAAGGATGCCCAGGGCCTGACGCCGATCCCGCGCGCGGTGAAGCTGGCCGAGCAGCGCCTGGTCGACAGCGAGCAGACCAAGAGCTACATCGGTGGCCATGGCGACCCGCAATTCGGTGCCCTGCTGCTGCGCCAGGTGCTCGGCAGTCGCGCCATCGCCCTCGGTGAACAGCGCGCCGGCTGCACCCAGGCGCCCGGCGGCACTGGCGCGCTGCGGCTGGCCGGTGAGTTCATCGCCAAGTGCCTGCCCGGACGCAGCATCTGGCTGAGCGACCCGACCTGGCCTATCCACGAAACCCTGTTCGCCGCCGCCGGCCTGCGCGTGCAGCACTACCCCTACGTCGGCGCCGACAACCGCCTCGATGTCGACGGCATGCTCGCCGCGCTGCAGCAGGTGCCGGCCGGCGACGTGGTGCTGCTGCACGCCTGCTGCCACAACCCCACCGGCTTCGACCTGGATCACGACGACTGGCTGCGGGTGCTCGACGTGGTGCGTGCACGCGAGCTGTTGCCGCTGTTCGACTTCGCCTATCAGGGCTTTGGCGATGGCCTGGAAGAGGACGCCTGGGCGGTGCGACTGTTCGCCGAAACGCTGCCGGAAATACTGATCACCAGTTCCTGCTCGAAGAACTTCGGCCTCTACCGCGAACGCACTGGCGCGTTGATCGCCGTCACCAGCGATGCCGAGCGCCTGCTCGATGTACGCAGCCAGCTCGCCTCCCTGGCGCGCAATCTCTGGTCGACACCGCCCTCTCATGGCGCCGCGGTGGTGGCGACGATCCTCGGCGACGAGCCGCTGCGGCAGATCTGGCAGGACGAGGTCGAGCGCATGCGTCGGCGCATCGCCAGCCTGCGCGCCGGTCTTGTCGAGGCGCTGACGCCCTATGGCCTGGCCGAGCGCTTTGCGCATATCGCCCAGCAGCGCGGGATGTTCTCCTACACCGGCCTCACCGCCGAGCAGGTACGGCGGCTGCGCGCCGAGGATTCGGTGTATCTGGTGGAGAGTGGTAGGGCCAACGTCGCCGGGCTGGATGCCGAGCGCCTGGATGCGCTGGCCAAGGCGATTGCACGGGTAGTTTCGAAGTAA
- a CDS encoding ankyrin repeat domain-containing protein, producing MKGLLLMAALLLGSGAALANDGPLANAADTREAVQTQLRDYFLNAGRFGDNEILDEFIQAGYDLNTADDKGYTALILAAYNGHGDTVERLLAAGADACAEDKRGNTALLGAIFKGELRIAKRLLATECDPNQRNAAGQTAAMYAALFQREALLEALRERGADLSAADPLGNNVESLARGEIRTR from the coding sequence ATGAAAGGTCTTTTGCTGATGGCAGCGCTGCTGTTGGGCAGCGGGGCCGCCCTGGCCAATGATGGGCCACTGGCGAACGCGGCTGACACGCGCGAGGCGGTGCAGACGCAGTTGCGCGACTACTTCCTCAATGCCGGGCGTTTCGGCGATAACGAGATTCTCGACGAATTCATCCAGGCCGGTTACGACCTGAATACCGCCGATGACAAGGGCTACACCGCCCTCATCCTGGCGGCCTACAACGGCCATGGCGACACGGTGGAGCGTCTGCTCGCCGCCGGGGCTGATGCCTGCGCCGAAGACAAACGCGGCAATACGGCGCTGCTCGGCGCGATCTTCAAAGGCGAGCTGCGCATCGCCAAGCGGCTGCTGGCCACCGAATGCGATCCGAACCAGCGCAATGCCGCCGGCCAGACTGCAGCCATGTACGCGGCACTGTTCCAGCGCGAGGCATTGCTCGAAGCGCTGCGCGAACGTGGTGCGGACCTGAGCGCCGCTGACCCGCTGGGCAACAACGTGGAAAGCCTGGCGCGCGGGGAGATCCGCACCCGCTGA
- the cynS gene encoding cyanase encodes MISSREQVTQMIVAAKVRKGLKWAHVAESIGMSKEWTTAGCLGQMAFDKAQAETLGQLFELSDEAVAWLQIAPYKGSLPTAVPSDPLIYRWYELVNVYGTTIKELIHEEFGDGIMSAIDFSMDIQRQSDPKGDRVNVVLSGKFLPYKSY; translated from the coding sequence ATGATCAGCAGTCGTGAACAGGTCACCCAGATGATCGTCGCCGCCAAGGTGCGCAAGGGCCTGAAGTGGGCGCATGTCGCCGAAAGCATCGGCATGTCCAAGGAGTGGACCACCGCCGGCTGCCTCGGCCAAATGGCCTTCGACAAGGCCCAGGCGGAAACCCTGGGGCAGCTCTTCGAACTCTCCGACGAAGCCGTCGCCTGGCTGCAGATCGCTCCCTACAAGGGCTCGCTGCCCACCGCGGTGCCCAGCGATCCGCTGATCTACCGCTGGTACGAGCTGGTCAATGTCTACGGCACCACCATCAAGGAACTGATCCACGAGGAATTCGGCGACGGCATCATGAGCGCCATCGACTTCTCCATGGACATCCAGCGCCAGAGCGACCCCAAGGGCGATCGCGTCAATGTGGTGTTGTCCGGCAAGTTCCTGCCCTACAAGAGCTACTGA
- a CDS encoding catalase, whose protein sequence is MSPNQLRSAPARFALGVLSASLFALSANAAPLTRDNGAPVGNNQNSQTAGPNGPVLLQDVQLLQKLQRFGRERVPERVVHARGTGAHGEFTATDDISDLTLAKVFEKGSSTPVFVRFSTVVHGLHSPETLRDPRGFATKFYTADGNWDLVGNNFPTFFIRDAVKFPDMVHSFKPDPRTNLDDDTRRFDFLSHHPESTRTLTLLYSNQGTPASYRMMDGNGVHAYKFVNDEGETHYVKFRWKSQQGLKNLDPKENEAMQGKDYSHLSRDLITAIDNGDYPKWDLMIQVLKPEDLAKFDFDPLDATKIWPDVPERKIGQMVLNKNPDNIFQETEQVAMAPANLVPGIEPSEDRLLQGRLFSYADTQMYRVGANGMSLPINRPKVPVNNGNQDGQLNAGHTTSSVNYQPSRRENREETPRAVYSKLELSGTTQQAPIQRQQNFKQAGDLYRSFSKKEQQDLVNTLGGELAKADDEAKHILLSFFYKADVSYGEGLSKVAKADLKRVKALAAELQD, encoded by the coding sequence ATGTCCCCGAATCAATTGCGCTCCGCGCCCGCGCGATTTGCGCTCGGCGTTCTTTCCGCGAGCCTGTTTGCCTTGTCCGCCAACGCTGCCCCGCTGACCCGCGACAACGGCGCGCCGGTCGGCAACAACCAGAATTCCCAGACCGCCGGCCCCAACGGCCCGGTACTGCTGCAGGACGTGCAGCTGCTGCAGAAGCTGCAACGCTTCGGCCGCGAGCGCGTACCCGAGCGTGTCGTGCATGCCCGCGGTACTGGTGCCCACGGTGAGTTCACCGCCACCGACGACATCTCCGACCTGACCCTGGCCAAGGTTTTCGAGAAGGGCAGCAGCACCCCGGTATTTGTCCGCTTCTCCACCGTGGTGCACGGCCTGCATTCGCCGGAAACCCTGCGTGACCCGCGCGGCTTCGCCACCAAGTTCTACACCGCCGATGGCAACTGGGACCTGGTCGGCAATAACTTCCCGACCTTCTTCATTCGCGATGCGGTCAAGTTCCCGGACATGGTCCACTCGTTCAAACCGGACCCGCGCACCAACCTGGATGACGATACGCGCCGCTTCGACTTCCTCTCGCACCACCCCGAGTCGACCCGCACCCTGACCCTGCTGTACTCCAACCAGGGCACCCCGGCGAGCTACCGGATGATGGATGGCAATGGCGTGCACGCCTACAAGTTCGTCAACGACGAAGGCGAAACCCACTACGTGAAATTCCGCTGGAAGAGCCAGCAGGGCCTGAAGAACCTCGACCCGAAAGAGAACGAGGCGATGCAGGGCAAGGACTACAGCCACCTGAGCCGCGATCTGATCACCGCCATCGACAACGGCGACTACCCCAAATGGGACCTGATGATCCAAGTGCTCAAGCCAGAGGACCTGGCCAAGTTCGACTTCGATCCGCTGGATGCCACCAAGATCTGGCCCGACGTGCCGGAGCGCAAGATCGGCCAGATGGTGCTGAACAAGAACCCGGACAACATCTTCCAGGAAACCGAGCAGGTCGCCATGGCGCCGGCCAACCTGGTGCCAGGTATCGAGCCGTCCGAGGACCGCCTGCTGCAGGGCCGTCTGTTCTCCTATGCCGACACCCAGATGTACCGCGTCGGTGCCAACGGCATGAGCCTGCCGATAAATCGCCCGAAGGTGCCGGTCAACAACGGCAATCAGGACGGCCAGCTGAACGCCGGCCACACCACCAGCAGCGTCAATTACCAGCCGAGCCGTCGCGAAAACCGTGAGGAAACCCCGCGCGCCGTGTACAGCAAGCTGGAGCTGAGTGGCACCACCCAGCAGGCGCCGATCCAGCGCCAGCAGAACTTCAAGCAGGCCGGCGATCTGTATCGCTCGTTCAGCAAGAAGGAACAGCAAGACCTGGTCAACACCCTGGGCGGCGAGCTGGCCAAGGCGGACGACGAAGCCAAGCACATCCTGCTGTCGTTCTTCTACAAGGCCGACGTGAGCTACGGCGAAGGCCTGAGCAAAGTCGCCAAGGCCGACCTCAAGCGGGTCAAGGCGTTGGCTGCCGAACTGCAGGACTAA
- a CDS encoding 4a-hydroxytetrahydrobiopterin dehydratase, translating to MTALAQAQCEACRADAPKVSDEELAELIREIPDWNIEVRGDHMELERVFLFRTFRHALAFTNAVGAIAEEVGHHPALLTEWGKVTVTWWSHEMRGLHRNDFIMAARTDQLAASAEGRK from the coding sequence ATGACCGCCCTCGCCCAAGCCCAGTGCGAAGCCTGCCGCGCCGATGCGCCAAAAGTATCCGATGAAGAACTGGCCGAGCTGATCCGCGAGATTCCTGACTGGAACATCGAGGTGCGTGGCGATCACATGGAGCTGGAGCGTGTGTTCCTGTTCCGCACCTTCCGCCACGCCCTGGCCTTTACCAATGCCGTCGGCGCCATCGCCGAGGAGGTCGGCCACCATCCCGCCCTGCTCACCGAGTGGGGCAAAGTGACCGTGACCTGGTGGAGCCATGAGATGCGCGGCCTGCACCGCAACGATTTCATCATGGCCGCACGCACCGACCAGCTCGCCGCCAGCGCGGAGGGCCGCAAGTAA